One Numida meleagris isolate 19003 breed g44 Domestic line chromosome 6, NumMel1.0, whole genome shotgun sequence genomic region harbors:
- the DEGS2 gene encoding sphingolipid delta(4)-desaturase/C4-monooxygenase DES2, protein MGNRVTRGDFEWVYTEQPHTQRRKEILAKYPKIKALMGPDPHLKWIVSGMVFMQFLACYLVKDLSWKWIFFWAYAFGGCINHSLTLAIHDISHNVAFGNKQAKWNRWFAVFANLPVGVPYSASFKKYHIDHHRYLGGDRLDVDIPTDFEGWFFCTPLRKLLWLFLQPLFYSLRPLYVNPKAITQMEIFNALMQFSVDFIIFYLWGLKPIIYLIAGTILCMGLHPISGHFIAEHYMFLKGYETYSYYGPLNWLTFNVGYHMEHHDFPSIPGSKLPMVKKIAAEYYDNLPYHQSWIRVLWDFVFDDSIGPYSRVKRKCKLAKES, encoded by the exons ATGGGGAATCGCGTCACCCGCGGGGACTTCGAGTGGGTCTATACCGAGCAGCCCCACACGCAGCGCAGGAAGGAGATCCTGG caAAATATCCAAAGATCAAGGCTCTGATGGGACCAGATCCACATTTGAAATGGATTGTATCTGGAATGGTTTTCATGCAGTTTCTAGCATGCTATTTAGTGAAAGACTTATCTTggaaatggattttcttctggGCTTATGCTTTTGGGGGTTGCATAAACCATTCATTGACCCTAGCCATCCACGATATTTCACACAACGTAGCCTTTGGGAACAAGCAGGCCAAGTGGAACCGATGGTTTGCAGTCTTTGCCAACTTGCCAGTTGGTGTCCCTTACTCTGCTTCCTTCAAGAAATACCACATAGACCACCATCGGTACCTTGGTGGGGACAGGCTGGATGTGGACATTCCCACGGATTTTGAAGGCTGGTTCTTCTGTACACCACTTCGGAAACTGCTTTGGCTCTTCCTCCAACCTCTATTCTACAGTCTGAGACCACTGTATGTGAACCCCAAAGCAATTACACAGATGGAAATTTTTAATGCCCTCATGCAGTTTTCtgtagattttattattttctaccTTTGGGGACTCAAACCTATTATTTACTTAATAGCAGGTACAATTCTTTGCATGGGCTTACATCCCATATCTGGGCACTTCATAGCAGAACACTACATGTTCTTAAAAGGATATGAAACGTACTCTTATTATGGACCTCTGAACTGGCTCACCTTTAATGTAGGCTACCACATGGAGCACCATGATTTCCCCAGCATTCCCGGAAGCAAATTGCCAATG GTGAAGAAGATTGCTGCAGAATACTACGACAACCTCCCCTATCACCAGTCCTGGATCCGAGTCCTGTGGGACTTCGTGTTTGATGACAGCATTGGTCCTTACTCAAGGGTtaagagaaaatgcaaactgGCAAAAGAAAGCTAA